AATTCCGCCTCCTCCTCCATTCCACCCCAGTCCTCCGTTGGATGAGCCATCACTGTAATCAAGTGTTACTGTCTTTGGAGTTGTATCCACCACAATTATTTCCTGTATCATCCGGTTATTGCTTGCTACCATATCTGTTGTCAAACCGACAATACTTGTGATAAACTGGTATGTTCCCGCGTTGGACGGATTGAATGTGTTTGGAAATGTGATAGTTGAATCAATGCCAACTCCCAGGGAAGATATAGTTTTTGAACCAGCTGAAACCACCTGACTTGAACTGTTTAAAACGGTATCATAAATGGTAAAATTACCGATATTCTGATTGCCGAAGTTCCGGATATTTGACTTTAAAGAATATTGTCCCCCATCCTTTTTCAAGAATATTCCACCGTTTTTGGTATTGTCGTTCCAGCGGATTCCGGCATCAGTTACCTGATAGGTTACAACTTTAGGATAGTAATACTTGATAGACATGGTATCAGGAGGCAAAACATCAATATAATTGCTGATTCCGATAGTACCTGTCGAATTTTCTATTCCCACAGCATCATCGATGGAAGTCAATGTCCCCATGTTGGTTATCAGATAATTAAAGGTTATTGAGCTGTCGAGCCGGCTTAATACAATCTGGAAGGTATTCTGACCTGTGTAAGGTGTAGTGGCATTCACCCAGAATGGCACATCTATGTAACTGATGACAATTGAATCTGAATTGACAAAATAGTAGCATTTGCCAGGGTTGTTTGTGCCTGAGAAGTTCAGGTCTGCCATAAGCGGGGCTATCCAGTTATTTGCTCCTGAGGAAAGCGGAATACTTGCCGGAAAAGGAGAAGCAATGTTATTTCCGTCAAATGAGACATATCCGTTTGAGCCAATATAAAATTTGTTGATATCGTACCAGTAATAATGAAATGGGCTGGATAAATAAATAGGACCAATATAATTATCATCACCCAGTCCGATGACCTGAGTGCCTCTTGTGGTAATATCAACCCATGAAAAAGGAGGCGGGCTGCTGTTGTGATTACTGTTTTTCCATGTATAACCATAGGTATCTGGTCCACCAGCGGTTTGTGAAAAAGCAAAACTGCTTATCAGAACTGAAACCAATAAGATGAGTAGAAACTTGTTCATATCTGCTTTATTTAAACAAATGAAAGAATAAAATTTCACTATAAAAATAATACTAATTTTACTAAAAGTTACAAACCCCAGGCTGCTAAATTTAATTCCCTTTCAACTTTCTCCATGAAGTCTCTATCTGTTTTAAAAAAGAAATCATAAGAGGTGAAACGTTCAAGACTATCTACTGTAATGGCAAATTCTTTTATGTCCCTTGATGAACCTTCATTTCTAAGTAAAAAAGCAATGGCTTTAATGTCAGGCAATGAAACATCGAGAATAACCTTGAAAAAATAACCCGGAATGCTGACCTGATTCAGACCAATTTTACCTGAAATATCTTTAAAAACAGGACCCGTAACTACGATAATACTATCGTTTTCTTTAGCCCAGCTTCTGACTTTTTCCTCCAGCTTTTTCCAGATTCCCCTGTTAAAAGCAGGTTTCTGGGGGCTGATATTACTCATCAAAAAAGATTCATCCATCGCTGTTTCCGACCACTTCATATCGGCTGCAGGAGCCAGATGGCCTCTGTCAAATCCTGAATTTGTGTAGTCTGATGGCAATGCCGATTTCGTTAATATGTTTTTATCTTCCCTGAAATTGTCCTTTCTGCTTACATTTCCATTAGTTTTTTCCAAAGTATGGAGGTAAATGACCCAGTCTGCCTGTTCATTATCTTCATTATAGCATAAATCAAAACCGCTGTAACTGACAATCTGATGATTATTTTGCGTAATGACGGGATAAAAATCCTGAATTTTACTATAATAAAACTTATAATTTTGAATATCAGATGTTTGCGTATAAATATCCTGATTGTCTGTACTGAAATAAGAAGATTGGCTGCTTTGTTTTCTGAAAAAGTAAGCCAGCATCATTAGTACGAGAAATAAAATTGTTACCAGTGCAGCCTGTTTCATTGATACAAATTTTTCTGCCGTAAAGTTAAGATATTTTAAATGACGTAAATAATGCAAGCTGGTTGATTTAAAAAACAAGATCATTGATATTAATTTTACATCAACAGAATGGAATATTTTTTGGAAGAAACCCTGCTTTAATCGATTAAAATTATGAAGAGCATTTTATTTACCCTGTTTTTATTTTTCTCCTTTTATGTTGTTGAAGCCCAGAGTTTTGAAAAGGTTCCGAAACTGAAAACATTTGAAGCAGGATATCGTTATAATTATTCCAACAGCTATTCAGACCTGTCTGCCAACGGATTGACCATTGCCTTTGACTATGCATGGCAATTGTCTGGTTTTGGAAAAAAGAAAGCTGCTTATATCAGTGTTCCACTCGGATACACTTATTTCCCTTCTGATGGTAGCGGCAAAAATGCCAGCCTGATTTATTACGGATGGACAGTACGTCATAATCTTGCCAAAGATAAAAAATTTATTCCCTATCTTGGATACAATTTATTACTTAACCAATTGAAATTCAAAGGTGTTTCGGGCAGAGATATCGGACATGAAACGCGTTTTGAATTTGGGTACAACATCCATCTGAAAGAAAAACAGGAATGGGTTATTAAATTGGAATATGGAATGACTTTTATTCCGTCTTTCAACCAGACAAAGTCGCAAAGTATTAAATATTTTGGTTTGAAAACAGGATTCAGATTTTAACCCTCTCAGTGAAGCAGCACAAAAGCTGCCCAGTAATATGGCGAATATCTGGCGCTCATTTCTTTCTGAGTTTCGGCAAATGCCTGCCTGACCGTTATTCCTGTAAGCCATTTATTGTAGAACATTTGCATAAACTCTGAGGTTTCTTTGTCGGGCACCTGCCATAAACTCATGATAATATATTCAACACCGGCTTTTTTAAATGCTCTTTGCAACCCGTAAACCCCTTCATTTCCTTTAATCTCGCCTAAACCCGTTTCACAGGCTGAAAGAACTACCAGTTTGGTTTTGCTCAGATCCAATGTGGAAACTTCATAAGCGGTCAATATTCCATCATCAGTTCCCTGTGGCCTGTCTTTTCCATGCCAGCTCAGGTTTCCACCGGCAAAAAGTAATCCTGAGCGGAAAAGCGGATTTTCTGCTGATTCAAACATGTTTTCATCGATCTTTGGTTTTGTGCTTTTATCAGGAAAGAAAAATCCATGTGTCGCAATATGCATCACATCAGGACTATTTTTTCCGCTCATTTGCTTAAATTTTTCTTCCGTTGCATTTTTACCGGTTATCAGATTGATCTGCTTGCCTTTTACCTTTGCAGTCTGTTCTATTTTATTGCTTTCTTCGAGGGTTCCGGGCAGGTAATTCCAGTTTTCACCCCGGCTGTTTTCTTTGATAGGTATTTGCTCTGATGTGGTTTGGTAAATATTGTCTTTGTCATAAGAGACTTTGCTTTCTGAATAATCACTATTGTAATCAATTCCCCCATAGATATTGAAAACATTGACATCAGTACCTTTGAGTCCTTTGGTCTTTTCGT
The Sphingobacteriales bacterium DNA segment above includes these coding regions:
- a CDS encoding DNA/RNA non-specific endonuclease, producing the protein MKQAALVTILFLVLMMLAYFFRKQSSQSSYFSTDNQDIYTQTSDIQNYKFYYSKIQDFYPVITQNNHQIVSYSGFDLCYNEDNEQADWVIYLHTLEKTNGNVSRKDNFREDKNILTKSALPSDYTNSGFDRGHLAPAADMKWSETAMDESFLMSNISPQKPAFNRGIWKKLEEKVRSWAKENDSIIVVTGPVFKDISGKIGLNQVSIPGYFFKVILDVSLPDIKAIAFLLRNEGSSRDIKEFAITVDSLERFTSYDFFFKTDRDFMEKVERELNLAAWGL